The following are encoded together in the Lathyrus oleraceus cultivar Zhongwan6 chromosome 3, CAAS_Psat_ZW6_1.0, whole genome shotgun sequence genome:
- the LOC127130519 gene encoding uncharacterized protein LOC127130519 — protein sequence MYPSLEVEQHSGKDDDSSSSEKDLAAEGLCSLGKIVSEKGKFVASKIANASHSKKHDVINLEDGSSDNQEESLFHHLKPCVVKRMKTHIGRSVAELMSARKSKKIAGIGPSKSRSKVEVKKRKVGDDSESEEDVEEDVPNISPVKKTTVRKSPGRKIEGACELEVTDIEVCREIIARQVKGWPVKRHLPAGKLTVKYGILHKIGAANWVPTNHISTIANTLGRFIFAIGTKVNFDYGRFMFEQIIKHVSTNVVKLPITFPSMICRIILNQYPGILCSTDIPSRRKPAMSVHYKLFEGSHVEDIVMTSTMKKPASKVGTIVELKETCKELGEGIRVATARKQSLEALIASLEQAESENIENANVSHEEEAGAHTSSERSANHDDTSGNSDSGADDAGSSSSTE from the exons ATGTACCCCTCCCTTGAGGTTGAACAACATAGTGGTAAGGATGACGATTCCTCCAGTTCTGAGAAGGACTTGGCTGCTGAAGGGTTGTGCTCTCTAGGGAAAATCGTGTCGGAAAAAGGAAAATTTGTGGCATCTAAAATTGCCAATGCTTCCCACTCTAAGAAGCATGATGTGATTAATCTAGAGGATGGTAGCTCTGATAATCAAGAGGAAAGCTTATTTCATCACCTTAAGCCATGTGTGGTGAAACGCATGAAGACTCACATAGGAAGATCTGTGGCTGAACTTATGTCAGCTAGAAAATCTAAGAAGATTGCTGGTATTGGTCCCTCCAAATCTCGGAGCAAGGTTGaagtgaagaagaggaaggtAGGAGATGATTCTGAGTCTGAAgaggatgttgaggaagatgtccctaACATCTCGCCTGTGAAGAAAACCACTGTTAGGAAGTCTCCTG GAAGAAAAATTGAGGGTGCATGTGAATTAGAAGTTACAGACATTGAGGTATGTAGAGAGATTATAGCTAGGCAGGTGAAAGGTTGGCCTGTTAAAAGGCACCTTCCTGCTGGGAAGTTGACTGTCAAGTATGGAATCTTGCATAAAATAGGAGCTGCCAACTGGGTCCCTACTAACCATATCTCCACCATTGCTAATACCCTTGGAAGGTTTATTTTTGCCATTGGAACCAAAGTGAAttttgactatggtagatttatgtttgaacaaatcaTCAAGCATGTATCTACTAATGTAGTTAAGCTGCCTATTACCTTTCCCTCTATGATATGTCGTATTATCTTGAATCAGTACCCTGGTATTCTGTGCTCTACTGATAtacctagtagaagaaaacctgctatgTCTGTGCACTATAAACTATTTGAAGGCAGTCACGTCGaggatattgtcatgacatctaccatgaaaaagccagcctcaaaagTTGGAACAATTGTTGAGCTTAAggagacttgcaaagagctgggtgaagggataagggtagcaacagcTAGAAAACAATCGTTGGAAGCcttgattgcaagcttggagcagGCTGAAAGTGAAAATATTGAAAATGCTAATGTCAGTCATGAAGAAGAAGCTGgagcccacacctctagtgagaggtctgctAACCATGATGATACAAGTGGCAATTCTGATTCTGGTGCTGATGATGCTGGAAGCTCAAGCTCTACTGAGTAG